A genomic stretch from Myxocyprinus asiaticus isolate MX2 ecotype Aquarium Trade chromosome 24, UBuf_Myxa_2, whole genome shotgun sequence includes:
- the LOC127415000 gene encoding probable glutathione peroxidase 8: MEALGGYPTKSSATRARLFKVLLSVAVCMGSLYLLQSKLSKSRKQKDFYSYEVKDARGRNVSLEKYRGKVSLVVNVASGSELTEQNYRALQELHRELGTSHFNVLAFPCAQYGDTESGTSREIEAFAKSNYGVTFPIFSKIKIMGSEAEPAFKFITDSIQRIPKWNFWKFLVNPEGQVVHFWKPEEPIEDIRKEATTLVRNIILKKRQEL, from the exons ATGGAGGCGCTTGGGGGATACCCCACCAAATCATCCGCCACAAGAGCACGACTTTTCAAAGTCTTACTAAGTGTCGCCGTGTGCATGGGCTCACTGTATCTATTGCAGAGTAAACTATCAAAGTCGCGAAAACAGAAAGATTTCTACTCGTACGAAGTGAAGGACGCAAGAGGGAGGAATGTCTCACTGGAGAAATACAGGGGAAAA GTCTCTCTGGTTGTAAACGTGGCGAGTGGAAGCGAGTTAACGGAGCAGAATTATCGCGCTCTGCAAGAACTTCACCGAGAGCTCGGCACGTCGCATTTCAACGTGCTCGCCTTTCCTTGCGCACAATATGGTGACACCGAATCGGGTACCAGTCGAGAAATTGAGGCTTTTGCAAAATCCAACTATGGTGTGACGTTTCCCATCTTCAGCAAGATCAAAATAATGGGGTCAGAGGCGGAGCCTGCCTTCAAATTCATCACAG ATTCAATACAGAGAATACCAAAATGGAACTTCTGGAAGTTTCTTGTGAATCCCGAGGGCCAGGTGGTGCATTTTTGGAAGCCAGAGGAGCCCATCGAGGACATTCGAAAGGAAGCCACAACGCTTGTGCGGAATATCATACTGAAGAAAAGACAGGAACTGTGA
- the LOC127414999 gene encoding anaphase-promoting complex subunit 5-like has translation MASVHERLYFNPMITNGVVHANVFGIKDWVTPYKISILTLLYEMSTTKPMALLDRRRLNKLILPLQQGQDLTLEQFLKLVEECCLRMVNAVKLRLFMMANGELQDMEHFFTILPNAFSDSGAFKTSVVGLFMRQMLLAYNKLSFSQVYKLYKSLQQYCHSGDQPELSALPAEDMELTSNEDPSADHIDKHELDTSSLHQSELRSDKTGGPLSQKQAEYFLTRQAYLLKNDENKAMSPAKLQYEHNNILKFNPDFAEAHYLSYLNSMRVQDIYISTHSLLHYFDRLILSGAEGKSNGDEGYGRSLRYAVLNLATLHCRFGHYQQANLALQEAIRIAQEANDHVCLQHCLSWLYTLEQMKGSDSVVLTEDSVKIAAHFCLPYLASLGIQSLVQQGAKHGMPANKLLDTLRGTNIMHWKQSLSELIEISLAQTTSIWRMYGKSTMSRQQAQLLLNMNSLEPVNFGVQQNNTEAFAVTICHLAELHADQGLYDVVGDIMKHLKQQFPPHTQHAKLWMLCDLKIQFEKAMNDGKYHLAEPHITAISALNSTEGLYRKAQLLKALNRTSEASKILQHLHQQCEKSKNTEMIIRVMLASAELHWDSSGFATALPLLLQALALSRQHNLQRMASEVVLHLAFTQLMLGIPEQALVLVQDVLESVYAHGALIDKGRALLLAARCQMALAGIAAQEHKLSAMELAVHTLDEAAVYFSRLDCKERMRDIYYLQACLHHTLGSISQRNKCAMLFRLLDQELPSSGITVVNHL, from the exons ATGGCTAGCGTGCACGAACGTTTATATTTTAACCCCATGATCACAAATGGAGTGGTCCATGCCAATGTCTTCGGTATAAAGGACTGGGTCACTCCATACAAGATCTCAATATTAACTTTACTCTATGAGATGTCCACAACGAAACCCATGGCACTTCTAGACAGAAGACGCCTGAATAAACTCATTTTACCTTTACAACAG GGTCAAGATCTGACCCTAGAACAGTTTCTGAAGCTAGTGGAGGAGTGCTGTCTTCGGATGGTCAATGCTGTTAAACTCAG GTTGTTTATGATGGCTAATGGAGAGTTGCAGGACATGGAGCACTTCTTTACCATTCTGCCAAATGCTTTCAGTGACTCTGGGGCATTCAAAACAAGCGTTGTAG GTCTGTTTATGCGTCAGATGCTGCTGGCCTATaataaactgtccttcagtcagGTGTATAAGTTGTACAAGTCCCTGCAGCAGTATTGCCATTCTGGAGACCAACCTGAGCTGTCGGCACTACCTGCTGAAGACATGGAACTGACGAGCAATGAAGACCCCAGCGCTGACCACATAGACAAACATGAGCTGGACACATCTTCTCTACACCAGTCTGAACTGAG GTCTGATAAGACTGGAGGTCCTTTGTCTCAGAAACAGGCGGAATATTTCCTCACTCGCCAG gcatACCTTCTGAAGAACGATGAGAACAAGGCCATGTCTCCGGCTAAGCTACAGTATGAGCACAATAACATCCTCAAGTTCAACCCTGACTTTGCTGAAGCT CATTACCTGAGCTATCTGAACAGCATGCGAGTGCAGGATATCTACATCTCCACTCACAGCCTCCTTCACTATTTTGACCGCCTCATTCTCTCCGGTGCAGAGGGGAAGAGCAATGGAGATGAAGGCTATGGCCGCAGTTTGCGCTATGCTGTTCTGAATCTAGCAACTTTGCACTGTCGATTTGGACACTA TCAACAGGCCAATCTGGCTTTGCAGGAAGCTATTCGGATTGCACAGGAAGCTAACGACCATGTGTGTCTCCAACATTGTCTG AGTTGGCTGTACACACTAGAACAGATGAAAGGATCGGATAGTGTGGTACTAACTGAAGACTCTGTAAAAATCGCTGCACACTTTTGTCTCCCT TATTTAGCATCTCTAGGCATTCAATCCCTGGTTCAGCAGGGAGCAAAGCATGGCATGCCAGCCAATAAGCTGCTGGACACCCTGCGAGGGACCAACATCATGCACTGGAAGCAAAGCCTCTCTGAGCTCATCGAGATTAGCCTGGCCCAAACCACCTCCATATGGAGGATGTATGGCAAAAG CACTATGTCACGGCAACAGGCTCAGCTCCTATTAAATATGAACAGTCTGGAGCCGGTGAACTTTGGTGTACAGCAGAACAACACAGAGGCCTTTGCCGTCACCATCTGCCATCTGGCAGAGCTCCATGCTGATCAG GGCCTGTATGATGTTGTAGGCGACATTATGAAACACTTAAAGCAACAGTTCCCTCCTCATACCCAACATGCCAAG CTCTGGATGCTATGCGATCTGAAAATTCAGTTTGAGAAAGCTATGAATGATGGGAAATACCACTTGGCAGAACCTCACATCACAGCTATCTCTGCCTTAAATAGCACAGAGGGATTGTACAG AAAAGCCCAGTTGCTGAAAGCTCTAAATCGGACATCTGAGGCCTCTAAGATTCTACAGCATCTGCATCAGCAGTGTGAGAAGAGTAAGAACACAGAGATGATTATCAG GGTGATGCTGGCCTCTGCAGAACTCCATTGGGACTCGTCTGGTTTTGCGACAGCTCTGCCATTATTATTACAGGCTCTTGCTCTGTCACGCCAACACAACCTCCAGAGAATGGCCTCAGAGGTTGTGTTACACCTGGCATTTACACAG CTTATGTTGGGGATCCCTGAACAAGCCCTTGTACTGGTGCAGGATGTGTTGGAGTCTGTGTATGCTCACGGGGCACTGATAGACAAGGGCAGAGCTCTGTTACTGGCTGCTCGCTGTCAGATGGCGCTGGCAGGAATTGCTGCTCAAGAACACAAACTGTCTG CTATGGAACTAGCCGTGCACACATTGGATGAGGCAGCGGTGTATTTCTCCCGTCTTGACTGTAAAGAGCGGATGAGAGATATATACTACCTACAGGCATGCTTGCATCACACTCTGGGCAGCATTTCCCAACGAAATAAATGTGCCATGCTCTTCCGCCTCCTTGATCAGGAGCTCCCATCATCCGGGATCACTGTTGTCAATCATCTTTAG